The proteins below come from a single Flavobacterium lindanitolerans genomic window:
- a CDS encoding HAD family hydrolase, producing MNIKVIAFDADDTLFVNEPYFQETEEKFCALMQDYLSHQGLSQELFRVEIQNLSLYGYGIKGYILSMIEAAMKISNKTISVDVIEKIIEYGKELLQKPIELLDGVEETLQALHGKYKLVVATKGDLLDQRRKLHNSGLGHYFHHIEVMSDKQEKDYHDLLNRLEIKPQEFFMIGNSLKSDVLPVLGIGGHAVHIPFHTTWAHEKIDHKVEHKNFKALDKITEVLPILL from the coding sequence ATGAATATAAAAGTAATTGCTTTCGACGCAGACGACACCCTATTTGTAAACGAGCCTTATTTTCAGGAAACAGAAGAAAAGTTCTGCGCCTTGATGCAGGACTATCTATCCCATCAGGGATTATCCCAGGAATTGTTTCGGGTAGAAATCCAGAATCTTTCCTTATATGGTTATGGAATCAAAGGATATATCCTTTCCATGATTGAAGCTGCCATGAAAATTTCAAACAAGACCATCAGCGTTGATGTCATTGAAAAAATCATTGAATACGGCAAAGAATTGCTTCAAAAACCTATAGAACTGCTTGATGGAGTTGAAGAAACATTACAAGCCCTGCACGGAAAATACAAACTGGTTGTTGCCACAAAAGGTGATTTGCTTGACCAACGTCGTAAATTGCATAATTCAGGACTGGGACATTATTTCCACCATATTGAAGTTATGTCAGACAAACAGGAAAAAGATTATCACGACCTGCTGAACCGATTGGAAATAAAACCCCAGGAATTTTTCATGATTGGGAATTCCTTAAAATCAGACGTATTACCTGTATTGGGAATAGGAGGACATGCCGTACATATCCCTTTCCATACGACCTGGGCACATGAAAAAATAGACCACAAAGTAGAACACAAAAATTTCAAGGCTTTGGACAAGATTACCGAGGTTCTGCCTATTTTGCTATAA